In a genomic window of Quercus lobata isolate SW786 chromosome 4, ValleyOak3.0 Primary Assembly, whole genome shotgun sequence:
- the LOC115987852 gene encoding F-box/kelch-repeat protein At3g23880-like isoform X3 encodes MSDYLPEEVVLEILHRVPVKSLIRFRCVSKSWNSLITNPNFINSHLTQSLSLSPNSNKLIVRHCTSRPNIEHYKLFHDNNDSSFEQIQQLEFPLTTRRIHHFMLVGYVNGLFSFHEQDRFILWNPSVRKFITLPKPRISAKTHGHVSTHLALGFDPKTNDYKVVSLAFPCSSHRLPEIPMVEVYSLSQGSWRITNAGDSFPPWTSFNNYLVPEASLNGAVHFAAHHGNTLSPLVLSFDLGDEAFRVISVPNGAFSGRDDVHTSVLGGLLSLLCHDAHKDTVNKRCSIWVMKEYGVVDSWTKLFTVDLNGEIVRVLGLRKNGHILVHTNVPGDWELSSYDPVSQQVKKLGICGRQYYFCVDNYMENLVLLDKPNDVVSRRGRKRKCRVTADKERDKERVRMLQEVRCMLQKTIQHEEKFRHLQESMLHQEKILLPVQEPVQHQQETILQQDMEEMLKSGLKEADTVKSRLLVLIQQLSGQHLELCYNVN; translated from the exons ATGTCAGACTATCTCCCAGAGGAAGTGGTGCTGGAGATATTGCACAGAGTACCTGTCAAATCCCTAATTCGATTCAGGTGCGTTTCAAAATCATGGAACTCCCTAATCACAAACCCTAATTTCATCAATTCCCACCTCACTCAATCACTCTCACTTTCCCCCAATTCCAACAAATTAATTGTTAGGCACTGCACTTCTAGACCCAATATAGAGCACTACAAATTGTTTCACGATAACAATGACTCCTCATTTGAGCAAATTCAACAGCTTGAGTTCCCACTAACCACTCGTCGTATCCACCATTTTATGCTAGTCGGTTACGTGAATGGGTTGTTCAGTTTCCACGAACAAGACCGCTTTATTCTTTGGAATCCCTCTGTTAGAAAATTCATTACGCTTCCCAAGCCTCGCATTAGCGCCAAGACTCACGGCCATGTTTCCACTCATCTAGCATTGGGGTTTGATCCGAAAACCAATGACTATAAAGTGGTGAGCCTTGCCTTTCCGTGTAGCAGTCATCGCCTGCCAGAGATACCTATGGTTGAGGTTTACTCTCTAAGTCAGGGCTCTTGGAGAATAACTAATGCTGGCGACTCATTTCCGCCTTGGACTAGTTTTAACAATTACTTGGTTCCAGAAGCTTCTTTGAATGGGGCTGTACATTTTGCAGCCCATCATGGCAATACCTTGAGTCCTTTAGTTTTATCGTTTGATTTGGGTGACGAGGCTTTTCGTGTGATTTCGGTGCCAAATGGTGCTTTCAGTGGGAGGGATGATGTTCATACCTCAGTACTTGGGGGATTGCTTTCGCTGTTATGTCATGATGCTCATAAGGATACAGTTAATAAGCGTTGTTCCATTTGGGTGATGAAAGAGTATGGCGTCGTTGATTCTTGGACTAAACTGTTCACTGTTGATCTCAACGGAGAAATTGTGAGGGTATTAGGTCTGCGGAAGAATGGACATATATTAGTACATACAAACGTACCAGGTGATTGGGAGCTCTCTTCATATGACCCTGTGAGCCAACAAGTTAAGAAGTTGGGGATTTGTGGGAGGCAATACTATTTTTGTGTTGATAATTACATGGAGAACCTTGTCTTACTTGACAAACCAAATGATGTAGTTTCCAGAAGGGGCAGGAAGAGGAAATGCAG GGTGACTGCTgacaaagagagagacaaagagagagtACGCATGCTACAAGAGGTAAGATGCATGCTACAGAAGACAATACAACATGAAGAGAAATTCCGCCATCTGCAGGAGTCAATGCTACATCAAGAGAAAATACTATTGCCTGTACAAGAGCCAGTACAACATCAACAAGAGACAATACTACAACAGGATATGGAGGAAATGCTTAAATCAGGCTTGAAGGAAGCGGACACTGTAAAATCAAGATTGCTAGTTTTGATTCAACAACTAAGTGGCCAG CATTTAGAGTTGTGTTATAATGTTAATTGA
- the LOC115987852 gene encoding F-box/kelch-repeat protein At3g23880-like isoform X2 — translation MSDYLPEEVVLEILHRVPVKSLIRFRCVSKSWNSLITNPNFINSHLTQSLSLSPNSNKLIVRHCTSRPNIEHYKLFHDNNDSSFEQIQQLEFPLTTRRIHHFMLVGYVNGLFSFHEQDRFILWNPSVRKFITLPKPRISAKTHGHVSTHLALGFDPKTNDYKVVSLAFPCSSHRLPEIPMVEVYSLSQGSWRITNAGDSFPPWTSFNNYLVPEASLNGAVHFAAHHGNTLSPLVLSFDLGDEAFRVISVPNGAFSGRDDVHTSVLGGLLSLLCHDAHKDTVNKRCSIWVMKEYGVVDSWTKLFTVDLNGEIVRVLGLRKNGHILVHTNVPGDWELSSYDPVSQQVKKLGICGRQYYFCVDNYMENLVLLDKPNDVVSRRGRKRKCRVTADKERDKERVRMLQEVRCMLQKTIQHEEKFRHLQESMLHQEKILLPVQEPVQHQQETILQQDMEEMLKSGLKEADTVKSRLLVLIQQLSGQIKVQHKLNKDPLL, via the exons ATGTCAGACTATCTCCCAGAGGAAGTGGTGCTGGAGATATTGCACAGAGTACCTGTCAAATCCCTAATTCGATTCAGGTGCGTTTCAAAATCATGGAACTCCCTAATCACAAACCCTAATTTCATCAATTCCCACCTCACTCAATCACTCTCACTTTCCCCCAATTCCAACAAATTAATTGTTAGGCACTGCACTTCTAGACCCAATATAGAGCACTACAAATTGTTTCACGATAACAATGACTCCTCATTTGAGCAAATTCAACAGCTTGAGTTCCCACTAACCACTCGTCGTATCCACCATTTTATGCTAGTCGGTTACGTGAATGGGTTGTTCAGTTTCCACGAACAAGACCGCTTTATTCTTTGGAATCCCTCTGTTAGAAAATTCATTACGCTTCCCAAGCCTCGCATTAGCGCCAAGACTCACGGCCATGTTTCCACTCATCTAGCATTGGGGTTTGATCCGAAAACCAATGACTATAAAGTGGTGAGCCTTGCCTTTCCGTGTAGCAGTCATCGCCTGCCAGAGATACCTATGGTTGAGGTTTACTCTCTAAGTCAGGGCTCTTGGAGAATAACTAATGCTGGCGACTCATTTCCGCCTTGGACTAGTTTTAACAATTACTTGGTTCCAGAAGCTTCTTTGAATGGGGCTGTACATTTTGCAGCCCATCATGGCAATACCTTGAGTCCTTTAGTTTTATCGTTTGATTTGGGTGACGAGGCTTTTCGTGTGATTTCGGTGCCAAATGGTGCTTTCAGTGGGAGGGATGATGTTCATACCTCAGTACTTGGGGGATTGCTTTCGCTGTTATGTCATGATGCTCATAAGGATACAGTTAATAAGCGTTGTTCCATTTGGGTGATGAAAGAGTATGGCGTCGTTGATTCTTGGACTAAACTGTTCACTGTTGATCTCAACGGAGAAATTGTGAGGGTATTAGGTCTGCGGAAGAATGGACATATATTAGTACATACAAACGTACCAGGTGATTGGGAGCTCTCTTCATATGACCCTGTGAGCCAACAAGTTAAGAAGTTGGGGATTTGTGGGAGGCAATACTATTTTTGTGTTGATAATTACATGGAGAACCTTGTCTTACTTGACAAACCAAATGATGTAGTTTCCAGAAGGGGCAGGAAGAGGAAATGCAG GGTGACTGCTgacaaagagagagacaaagagagagtACGCATGCTACAAGAGGTAAGATGCATGCTACAGAAGACAATACAACATGAAGAGAAATTCCGCCATCTGCAGGAGTCAATGCTACATCAAGAGAAAATACTATTGCCTGTACAAGAGCCAGTACAACATCAACAAGAGACAATACTACAACAGGATATGGAGGAAATGCTTAAATCAGGCTTGAAGGAAGCGGACACTGTAAAATCAAGATTGCTAGTTTTGATTCAACAACTAAGTGGCCAG ATCAAAGTTCAACACAAGTTAAACAAAGATCCTCTTTTGTAG
- the LOC115987852 gene encoding F-box/kelch-repeat protein At3g23880-like isoform X1: MSDYLPEEVVLEILHRVPVKSLIRFRCVSKSWNSLITNPNFINSHLTQSLSLSPNSNKLIVRHCTSRPNIEHYKLFHDNNDSSFEQIQQLEFPLTTRRIHHFMLVGYVNGLFSFHEQDRFILWNPSVRKFITLPKPRISAKTHGHVSTHLALGFDPKTNDYKVVSLAFPCSSHRLPEIPMVEVYSLSQGSWRITNAGDSFPPWTSFNNYLVPEASLNGAVHFAAHHGNTLSPLVLSFDLGDEAFRVISVPNGAFSGRDDVHTSVLGGLLSLLCHDAHKDTVNKRCSIWVMKEYGVVDSWTKLFTVDLNGEIVRVLGLRKNGHILVHTNVPGDWELSSYDPVSQQVKKLGICGRQYYFCVDNYMENLVLLDKPNDVVSRRGRKRKCRVTADKERDKERVRMLQEVRCMLQKTIQHEEKFRHLQESMLHQEKILLPVQEPVQHQQETILQQDMEEMLKSGLKEADTVKSRLLVLIQQLSGQAEHTFSGAADQSSTQVKQRSSFVGQEM, encoded by the exons ATGTCAGACTATCTCCCAGAGGAAGTGGTGCTGGAGATATTGCACAGAGTACCTGTCAAATCCCTAATTCGATTCAGGTGCGTTTCAAAATCATGGAACTCCCTAATCACAAACCCTAATTTCATCAATTCCCACCTCACTCAATCACTCTCACTTTCCCCCAATTCCAACAAATTAATTGTTAGGCACTGCACTTCTAGACCCAATATAGAGCACTACAAATTGTTTCACGATAACAATGACTCCTCATTTGAGCAAATTCAACAGCTTGAGTTCCCACTAACCACTCGTCGTATCCACCATTTTATGCTAGTCGGTTACGTGAATGGGTTGTTCAGTTTCCACGAACAAGACCGCTTTATTCTTTGGAATCCCTCTGTTAGAAAATTCATTACGCTTCCCAAGCCTCGCATTAGCGCCAAGACTCACGGCCATGTTTCCACTCATCTAGCATTGGGGTTTGATCCGAAAACCAATGACTATAAAGTGGTGAGCCTTGCCTTTCCGTGTAGCAGTCATCGCCTGCCAGAGATACCTATGGTTGAGGTTTACTCTCTAAGTCAGGGCTCTTGGAGAATAACTAATGCTGGCGACTCATTTCCGCCTTGGACTAGTTTTAACAATTACTTGGTTCCAGAAGCTTCTTTGAATGGGGCTGTACATTTTGCAGCCCATCATGGCAATACCTTGAGTCCTTTAGTTTTATCGTTTGATTTGGGTGACGAGGCTTTTCGTGTGATTTCGGTGCCAAATGGTGCTTTCAGTGGGAGGGATGATGTTCATACCTCAGTACTTGGGGGATTGCTTTCGCTGTTATGTCATGATGCTCATAAGGATACAGTTAATAAGCGTTGTTCCATTTGGGTGATGAAAGAGTATGGCGTCGTTGATTCTTGGACTAAACTGTTCACTGTTGATCTCAACGGAGAAATTGTGAGGGTATTAGGTCTGCGGAAGAATGGACATATATTAGTACATACAAACGTACCAGGTGATTGGGAGCTCTCTTCATATGACCCTGTGAGCCAACAAGTTAAGAAGTTGGGGATTTGTGGGAGGCAATACTATTTTTGTGTTGATAATTACATGGAGAACCTTGTCTTACTTGACAAACCAAATGATGTAGTTTCCAGAAGGGGCAGGAAGAGGAAATGCAG GGTGACTGCTgacaaagagagagacaaagagagagtACGCATGCTACAAGAGGTAAGATGCATGCTACAGAAGACAATACAACATGAAGAGAAATTCCGCCATCTGCAGGAGTCAATGCTACATCAAGAGAAAATACTATTGCCTGTACAAGAGCCAGTACAACATCAACAAGAGACAATACTACAACAGGATATGGAGGAAATGCTTAAATCAGGCTTGAAGGAAGCGGACACTGTAAAATCAAGATTGCTAGTTTTGATTCAACAACTAAGTGGCCAG GCTGAACACACGTTTAGTGGTGCTGCAGATCAAAGTTCAACACAAGTTAAACAAAGATCCTCTTTTGTAGGTCAAGAAATGTGA